A single Xiphias gladius isolate SHS-SW01 ecotype Sanya breed wild chromosome 18, ASM1685928v1, whole genome shotgun sequence DNA region contains:
- the wfdc2 gene encoding WAP four-disulfide core domain protein 3 isoform X2: MERHWSAVCALILALGAYVHFNTVFAAEADRNLTVILPKPGHCPRRLNVVPSHKGCVCDEDCPADHKCCVFDCGAVCVPPAFTKPGVCPRRRWGAGLCAEFCSNDSDCPTNEKCCHNGCGHECIAPYTVKPGRCALPQGTPMCAEYCYHDGQCPGEQKCCRTTCGHACSEPC, translated from the exons ATGGAGAGACACTGGTCTGCAGTTTGTGCATTGATTTTAGCCCTTGGTGCATATGTGCACTTTAACACAGTTTTTGCTGCAGAAGCTGATCGCAATTTAACAG tgATTCTTCCAAAACCAGGCCACTGCCCACGTCGCCTTAATGTTGTCCCATCACataaggggtgtgtgtgtgatgaagaCTGTCCTGCAGACCACAAATGCTGTGTCTTTGACTGTGGAGCTGTCTGTGTCCCTCCAGCTTTCA CAAAGCCAGGAGTGTGTCCACGCAGGCGCTGGGGCGCAGGGCTGTGTGCTGAATTTTGCTCTAATGACAGTGACTGCCCCACTAATGAGAAATGCTGCCACAATGGATGCGGACATGAGTGCATTGCGCCGTACACAG TGAAGCCGGGGCGCTGCGCTCTGCCCCAGGGAACCCCCATGTGTGCTGAGTACTGCTATCATGACGGTCAGTGTCCGGGAGAGCAGAAGTGCTGCAGGACAACCTGCGGCCACGCCTGCAGTGAGCCCTGCTGA
- the wfdc2 gene encoding WAP four-disulfide core domain protein 3 isoform X1, translated as MERHWSAVCALILALGAYVHFNTVFAAEADRNLTAKPGVCPRRRWGAGLCAEFCSNDSDCPTNEKCCHNGCGHECIAPYTVKPGRCALPQGTPMCAEYCYHDGQCPGEQKCCRTTCGHACSEPC; from the exons ATGGAGAGACACTGGTCTGCAGTTTGTGCATTGATTTTAGCCCTTGGTGCATATGTGCACTTTAACACAGTTTTTGCTGCAGAAGCTGATCGCAATTTAACAG CAAAGCCAGGAGTGTGTCCACGCAGGCGCTGGGGCGCAGGGCTGTGTGCTGAATTTTGCTCTAATGACAGTGACTGCCCCACTAATGAGAAATGCTGCCACAATGGATGCGGACATGAGTGCATTGCGCCGTACACAG TGAAGCCGGGGCGCTGCGCTCTGCCCCAGGGAACCCCCATGTGTGCTGAGTACTGCTATCATGACGGTCAGTGTCCGGGAGAGCAGAAGTGCTGCAGGACAACCTGCGGCCACGCCTGCAGTGAGCCCTGCTGA